The Streptomyces taklimakanensis nucleotide sequence GTCGTCCGCTGGACGCGGCACTCGGCCGAACAGGGTGCGCACCTGGTGGCGTTCCCCGAGATGATGCTCACCGGCTACCCCGTCGAGGACCTGGCCCTGCGCCCGTCCTTCGTCCACGCCAGTCGCTCCGCCCTCACCGCGCTGGCCGCCCGGCTGGCCGACGAGGGGCTCGGCGAACTGCCCGTGGTCGTCGGCTACCTCGACCGGGCGGAGGAGGCCCAGCCGCGCTACGGGCAGCCCGCCGGCGCTCCGCGGAACGCGGCGGCCGTGCTGTACCGCGGCGAGGTCGTGCTGACCTACGCCAAGCACCACCTTCCCAACTACGGGGTCTTCGACGAGTTCCGCTACTTCGTCCCCGGCGAGACGCTGCCCGTGATCCGGGTGCGCGGAATCGACGTGGCCCTGGCGATCTGCGAGGACCTGTGGCAGGACGGCGGGCGCGTTCCCGCCGCCCGCGCCGCCGGGGCGGGTCTGCTGTTGTCGATCAACGCCTCCCCCTACGAGCGCGACAAGGACGACACCCGCCTGGACCTGGTGCGCCGCCGCGCCCGCGAGGCGGGCTGCACCACCGCCTACCTGGCGATGGTGGGGGCCCAGGACGACCTGGTCTTCGACGGCGACTCCATCGTCGTCGCCGCCGACGGCGAGGTCCTGGCGCGGGCACCGCAGTTCGAGGAGGGCTGCGTCGTGCTCGACCTCGACCTGCCCGCCGCCCCCGACACGCCCCCCTCCGGTGAGGTCGCCGACGGCCTGCGCATCGACCACCGCGTCCTGACCGCCGATCCCCTCCCGCCGTACGAGCCCAAGGTCACCGGTGCCGAGGCCCCGCGCATGGACGACGACGAGGAGATCTACACCGCCCTCGTCACGGGGCTGCGCGCCTACGTCCTGAAGAACGGTTTCCGCTCGGTGCTCATCGGCCTCTCCGGCGGCATCGACTCCGCTCTCACCGCCGCCATCGCCTGCGACGCCCTCGGTGCCGAGAACGTGTACGGCGTCTCCATGCCCTCGCGCTACTCCTCGGAGCACTCCCGGGGCGACGCGGCGGAGATGGCCCGGCGCACGGGCCTCAACTTCCGCACCGTGCCGATCGGACCGATGTTCGACGCCTACATGGAGTCGCTGCGCCTCACCGGGCTCGCGGAGGAGAACCTCCAGGCCCGGCTGCGCGGCACCCTGCTGATGGGGCTCTCCAACCAGGAGGGACACATCGTCCTCGCCCCGGGCAACAAGTCCGAGCTGGCGTGCGGCTACTCCACCCTCTACGGCGACTCGGTGGGCGCCTACGGGCCGATCAAGGACGTCTACAAGACGACCGTCTACCGCCTCGCCCTCTGGCGCAACAAGGCCGCGGCCGAGCGCGGGGAGACTCCGCCGATCCCGGAGAACTCGATCTCCAAGCCGCCGAGCGCCGAGCTGCGTCCGGGACAGGTGGACTCGGACTCCCTGCCCGACTACGACGTCCTGGACCGCGTCCTGGAGCTGTACGTCGACCGGGACCAGGGTCGTGAGGAGATCATCGCCCGGGGGTTCGACGAGGAGACCGTCACCCGGGTGCTGCGGATGACGGACGCCGCCGAGTACAAGCGGCGGCAGTACCCGCCGGGCACGAAGATCTCGGCCAAGGGCTTCGGCAAGGACCGGCGCCTGCCGATCACCAACCGCTGGCGCGAGACCGGCTGACGTCGTCCCGTCGGAGGCGGAACGGCGGAACGGCGGCGGGTGACCCCCGCCGCCGTTCCGCCGCGGTCCCGGGCCCGGAAGCGGCGGGGCCGCGTGCCGGCGCCGCCGCTCTCAGCGCGCCCCGGCCCCGGCGTCCGCGCGGTCCGTCGTGTTCGCGTCCGCGCGCGCCCCGCGGGCCACCACCCGGGAGCGCCGCGCGCCGCCCCGGTCCAGCACCCCCGCCGTCACCGCGATCGCCAGTCCCACCACGGCCAGACCGGCCCCCACCAGGGCCGGCGAGGTCCACCCCCAGCCGGCCGCGATGGCCGTGCCGCCGGCCCACGCGCCGCCTGCGTTGGCCAGGTTGAAGGCGGAGTGGTTGGAGGCGGCGGCCAGCGTGGGCGCGTTGCGCGCCTTCTCCATCACCAGCATCTGCAGCGGCGTGGTGGTCATGAAGCCGACCGCGCCGATCACCACCACGGTCGCCATCGCCGCCCACGGCACGTGCACCGTGAGGCGGAAGGCCACCAGCACCAGTGCCAGTGCCGCCAACGCC carries:
- a CDS encoding NAD+ synthase, with translation MPQLRLALNQIDSTVGDLAGNADAVVRWTRHSAEQGAHLVAFPEMMLTGYPVEDLALRPSFVHASRSALTALAARLADEGLGELPVVVGYLDRAEEAQPRYGQPAGAPRNAAAVLYRGEVVLTYAKHHLPNYGVFDEFRYFVPGETLPVIRVRGIDVALAICEDLWQDGGRVPAARAAGAGLLLSINASPYERDKDDTRLDLVRRRAREAGCTTAYLAMVGAQDDLVFDGDSIVVAADGEVLARAPQFEEGCVVLDLDLPAAPDTPPSGEVADGLRIDHRVLTADPLPPYEPKVTGAEAPRMDDDEEIYTALVTGLRAYVLKNGFRSVLIGLSGGIDSALTAAIACDALGAENVYGVSMPSRYSSEHSRGDAAEMARRTGLNFRTVPIGPMFDAYMESLRLTGLAEENLQARLRGTLLMGLSNQEGHIVLAPGNKSELACGYSTLYGDSVGAYGPIKDVYKTTVYRLALWRNKAAAERGETPPIPENSISKPPSAELRPGQVDSDSLPDYDVLDRVLELYVDRDQGREEIIARGFDEETVTRVLRMTDAAEYKRRQYPPGTKISAKGFGKDRRLPITNRWRETG